A single Lolium perenne isolate Kyuss_39 chromosome 6, Kyuss_2.0, whole genome shotgun sequence DNA region contains:
- the LOC127338770 gene encoding transcription factor SPEECHLESS-like: protein MEDGGLCKLFADDCESWQAASVDADDLVGILETWEECINGLGGGRDSVVPGAAAAFSRPSSVAVVGRDGAVASAMCARPTLGARRREADDEKSKGAPVRKKTKGSTSAAMVATAVDDTVDEGAAKMCHITVERNRRKQMNENLAVLRTLMPCFYVKRGDQASVIGGVVDYIKELQQVLHSLEAKKHRKVYAEQVLSPRPATSRAPSPRPPPLTLSPRPFMIKSMQRPLSPRLAVPISPGTPTPGSPYKPCLPHLNAYISPAMTPTTSSSSSSHAYDIVPVPRPYLPTLDSIVTELTAARPTGILLPDVKVEFAGPNLVLKTMSRRAPGQVLKIIAVLERLSLEIIHVSISAVHDATVHSFTIKIGIECEISAEELVHEIRQTFL, encoded by the exons ATGGAGGACGGCGGCCTGTGTAAGCTCTTTGCCGACGACTGTGAGTCCTGGCAAGCAGCGTCCGTAGACGCGGACGACCTGGTCGGCATTCTCGAGACGTGGGAGGAGTGCATAAACGGCCTCGGCGGCGGCCGAGATAGCGTTGTGCCCGGCGCTGCTGCGGCGTTTAGCCGCCCGAGCAGTGTCGCCGTCGTCGGTCGTGACGGTGCAGTGGCTAGCGCCATGTGTGCGAGGCCGACGCTGGGCGCCAGGCGccgtgaagccgatgacgagaaatCTAAAGGAGCTCCGGTGAGGAAGAAGACCAAAGGATCGACGTCGGCTGCGATGGTGGCTACAGCGGTAGATGACACCGTGGACGAGGGAGCTGCGAAGATGTGCCACATCACGGTGGAGCGCAACCGGAGGAAGCAGATGAACGAGAACCTCGCCGTGCTACGCACTCTCATGCCTTGCTTCTACGTCAAGAGG GGAGACCAAGCATCCGTGATTGGAGGGGTggtggactacatcaaggagctgcAGCAAGTGCTTCACTCGCTGGAGGCGAAGAAGCACCGCAAAGTTTACGCCGAGCAGGTGCTCAGCCCGCGTCCAGCAACGTCAAGGGCGCCGAGCCCACGGCCACCACCTCTCACTCTCAGCCCGCGCCCGTTCATGATCAAGTCCATGCAACGGCCGCTCAGCCCGAGGCTCGCCGTGCCGATAAGCCCCGGCACGCCGACCCCGGGCAGCCCGTACAAGCCCTGCCTGCCGCACCTCAATGCCTACATCTCGCCGGCCATGACGCCCACGAcgtcctcctcttcgtcctcgcACGCATATGATATCGTGCCGGTGCCGCGGCCTTACCTTCCCACCCTAGACAGCATCGTCACCGAGCTCACCGCGGCCAGGCCCACGGGGATCCTCCTCCCTGACGTGAAGGTGGAGTTCGCCGGGCCGAACCTGGTGCTCAAGACCATGTCGCGCCGTGCGCCGGGGCAGGTGCTCAAGATCATCGCCGTGCTCGAGAGGCTGTCGCTCGAGATCATCCACGTCAGTATCAGCGCCGTCCACGACGCTACGGTGCACTCCTTCACTATCAAG ATTGGAATCGAGTGCGAGATTAGCGCCGAGGAGCTGGTGCATGAAATCCGGCAGACCTTCTTGTGA